TTCTGTAATCAATCCCTGATATGTGGGCATGATCGGTTGATGACCACTGACCAGTTTTAACTGCGGATTGAGAATCGATTCGCGCAAATAATTTTCATCCGCAACAACCGTCTCGCCTCCCTCTATTTCGACTTTTTTCCCGAAAAGACCGTGCAACGTAGGACCGCGACCTGATGGATCCTGCTTGTGACAGGTTACACAGCCGAGATCCTGCACGAGTTTTTCACCGGAGGCCACAACCGACATGGTGGGACCTCCGCTAAGCCAGGTCTGAAAATCGTCCGCTTCCATCACCACAATGTGTCCGGTCATCCCTGCGTGTTTTGTCCCGCAATATTCAGCGCAGAAAAGTCTGTACTTGCCCGGTTTGGTTGCCTCGAACCACATCGTTCTGTACTGGCCAGGCACGACATCGTATTTCACGCGGAAAGCCGGAACAAAAAAGCTGTGGATCACATCTTCCGTTGCCATCGTGAGCTTAACGGGGCGACCCACCGGAATATGCAATTCATTGATTTCGCGGCGGCCGGATGGATGCTGGAATTTCCACATCCACTGTTTTCCCACAACGTAAACATCCATCGAGGAAGCGGGAGGGCGTCTCATGGAAAAATAAATTTTTGCGCCCCACACGAAAATAAAAAGCGCTATGCCAAGAGGAATCAGGGTCCACGCCAGCTCCAGTACGATCGAGCCATGCACTTCTTCCGGCCGATCAGCAGGCGAACGGCGGCGGTATTTTACGGCGAAAACGATTATCATTCCCGCGATCAACAGCGAGAAAAACAGGCTGACGACCACAAGAAAGATGTACAACGCATCGACCTGACCTGACAGTGTAGACGCGCTCTCCGGAAATAAAGGCAGATTATCGAACATGGTTCACAGAATCTTTTCGTCGCATTTTTAGAATGAATCCACCCAGCAACAGGACTGTGACAATCCCACCGAGCCGGATTAGATTGATTGCATAAGCGCTATACTTTCCCACACTCGGATCGTAATGAAAACAGTAAAGCAGGACCTTGTCGGCAATCGAGCCGATTCTGTTTTGCGATGCCTCGATCAATGCAAAACGCAAATCGCGGGTGGAGTATTCGATCCCGTAAAAATAGCGCGCCACCTTTCCCTGCGGGGTTAATACCATGATCCCGCTTCCGTGCGCGTACTGATCGATTTTTTGATCGTACATGTATCGGAAGCCGGCCGCCTGGGTCACGCGCTCGATCGATTTCGCATCTCCGGTCAAGAAGTACCAGCCCCTCGATACGTCCGTTCGTTCGTATTCTTTCAAGTAAGCCAGCTTCTTTGAGCGAGCCAGCTCACTTGTCTCTGTCGGATCAAAACTGATCGTGATGATGTTGAATTCATTGCCCGGTGTGAAGGTCAAGGGACGCAGGCTGGAAACGAGTCCATTTAGAACCTGTGTGCACAACATCGGGCATTCGTAGTAAACGAGTGTTAAGATTGCGGGTTTACCTTTGAGCAAATCCGAAAGGCGGACTGACTTTCCGTTCTCATCTTTGAATTCCGCGTCAACAGGAATTTGCGCGTTCAGTTTTTGTTCTATATCGACGCTTTGCAGGATCGGCGGAATTGCGTTTTGTGCATGCAAGGCTGGAGAAATCAAAATAATAATTAGAGCAAACCACCAAGTCGCCAAGGACGCCAAGTTCATTTTTGCTCCTTGCTTTCCGGAAGTTCAGTGACAGACGCCTTCTCCCGCTCGATAACCAGCTTTATCGCCTCAGAGATGGGAATGCGCACGATGCCTTTCTCCGGATTCACCCAGCCGTAGCTTTCGAGATTCTCCTTTTCCGATGCACGAAAACTCTGCAAATCTTGAGGCGGAGAGGTCTGTAATCGCGGTTCTGGAGGAGTCTGATCTTTTTGAAACATGGGTGAGGGCTTTGGATCTACTCTGGTTTCCTGGGCATTGAAGAAATCAAAGAGTAACCACATCAGAAGATGCACCACCACAGCGACCACAAGTAGCACAACACCGGTCTTTAGAATTCCGGAAAAACTAACGTCAGTGCTATGTTCTTCCATGTTCGAGAACCTCTTGCAAATTCGGATCATTAACAGGAATCAGCGGCATTGCCTTCAATTGTCGGAAGAAGAATGCGAGCCAGAGTCCACCCATTCCAACCGGGAGTAAAAAATCGAGAATAGAAACTGCAAGACCATGGTGATGAAATTCCGGACCCACCATCCAGTAAAGATCCACGAAACGCATGATGAATACTCCGAGCGCAATCATCGCCAGAATCCGCGGCCGTTTCTTCGTTTCACGCGATAATAACAGCAAGAAGGGGAGTGCAAAATGAAACAACACCAGGAACAGAGCTACGAATTGCCATCCGGAATGCAATCGATGCAGATACCAGGGAATCTCTTCCGGCAGATTGCCGGACCAGATAATCAAGAATTGCGAAAAGGCCAGATACGCCCAGATCATCACAAATGCGAACATCAACTTACCCAGATCGTGGAACTGAACGGTCGTCATCACATCGGACAGCGGTTTGTATTGCATCAGAATAGATGCGATCGCTATGACGAATGCGAAAGCGCTCAGGACCTGGCCTACAATCACAAGCAAACCGTAAATCGTTGAGAACCAGTGCGGTTCCAACGACATCATCCAATCCACAGCAGCAAAGGTCGCGGTCAAACCGTAGAGAAGAAGTCCGATTCCACCGAGAAATGTGAATTTTGATTGCAATTCGGGCGTGGATGCTTCATCTTCCTGCCGTGACCACTTATTCAGCAAATACGCCAGGAAAAACCAGACCGCAAAGTACACAACAGTGCGCGCGAGAAAGAAAGGAATATTCAGATAAAGAGACTTGTGCTTCAGGATTGCGTCTGTTGCAATTTTTTGTTGATCGGCCCAAATGTAAATATCACGCATGCCGAAAATCAAGGGAAGAAACAGTAATGCAAGAAGTGGAAAGGTGCGCGTTCCGGATTCGAGCACCCTTCGAATCACAGCGCCCCAACGCCCGCCACTCAGGTGATGGAGCAACGTAATGGCAAGCGAACCCAGGGCCAAACCGACCCAGAATACGTAGGCGAATAGATAAGAACGAAAGAACTGAGCAGGGCTCATGAACGCTGCAATGAGCGCTGCGGCGGAAACGATCACGCCAACAAGGAAGGATCGTTTTTGGAGCCGTTCCAGCATAGGCATTGCGGATTCTGTTTCGTTCATTGAACTCCCTTCGAAGCTTCCAGCTTTGCCTTTTCTTGATCCGGCACATCTGCCAGCGTTGCATTTTGACTGAGCTGTAGAGCACGGATATACGCGATGATAGCCCAGCGATCATCGACCGGAACCTGATCTGAATAACTGGACATGACTCCAAATCCATTCGTGATCACATCGAAATAGTGGCCGACAGGAGCCTCACGCAATCGATCGATGTGCATCGAAGGCGGGCGTTTAAATCCGCGCTTTACCACCATACCGATTCCGCTTCCCGTTTGATCGTGACACGGCGCGCAGAAAATGTTGTAACGCTGCTGACCCCGCTGCAAAATCTTATCATTCAGTTCCATTGGAAAAGTGTGAACCAGCTGATTTGCCACTTTTCCTTCGTAATAGTGCGTGTCTTCTCGCAATTGTCCGCGCGCTATCGTTCCTTCCACAGGCGTACGCGAGGAGCGCTGATCACCGAAGAAGGAACTGTGTTCGAGCGCTTCGTATTTCGCTTGATCATGCATATCCTGGCGGCAGGCAGGGAGGAAGAGGAAGAGGAGGATCAGAGCGAAGTAGCGCGGACGTCCAGTCTGCGTCAGTCGCCGGCGAGACACCCGCGCTACTCTGTTTACAAATTTACTCATGATGCCCTTTTTTCGGAATTTGTGGATTCGGGTTTCGTAAGTTCGCGAGGTAAGTTGTACGTGGACGCGTGTTCAAGTGCGTCAGCAATCCATAATTCAAGGACTCCGCTTTCAGTTGCGAAACTTTGCTCGACTTATCATTGATATCGCCGAATACAATCGCTTCAGCCGGACAAACCTGCTGGCACGCCGTCTGAATCTCACCATCTTTGACCCTGCGATTCTCTTTTTCCGCTTCCATCTTCGCGTAATTGATGCGCTGCACGCAGTAAGTACACTTTTCCATGACGCCACGCGTGCGGACGGTGACATCCGGATTGCGCATCATCTTCATACTCGGAGACTTGATGTCTGAATACAGGATGAAATTGAATCGCCGCACTTTGTAAGGACAATTGTTGGAGCAATACCGTGTTCCGACACAACGGTTGTAGACCATGTCATTCAAACCTTCGGAACTATGAACCGTCGCTTGAACTGGGCAAACAACTTCACACGGAGCATTCTCGCATTGCATGCATGTTACGGGTTGATTGTGAATCGCCGGATCGTCCAAATCCCCTTCGTAATAGCGATCGATTCTGATCCATGGCATTTCGCGCCCGCGCATTACCTGGTCTTTCCCGACAACCGGAACATTATTTTCCGAATTGCACGCGACCACACAGGCATTGCAACCGACGCATGCATTTAAATCGATCGCCATGCCCCACGCATACCCGTTGTAATCATAGTTTGTGTATAATGTTTCTTCTCTTGGCGGATCCGGTTCTATTTCTTGCGCGAAATTTGGGTTGCGCAAGTATTCATCCAGCGATCCGGATCGAACAAGGTGCCGGCCCTCCATGGATTGATGACTCTGGGTGCACGCAAGTGGAATTTTTGCACCGGTCTTTTCCAACTTTGCGCCGAATAGGGTCCAGGGAGACTTCGAGTTTTGCAGCGCATAAGCATTGAAACCTGCTCCATTTCCTACGCGACCCGCGCGCGTTCTTCCATATCCCAGATGCACTGTGATCGTATCGTCGGCTTGTCCCGGAAGAATCCAGACAGCACCGCGAGCGGATCTGCCATCGTGTGATACCTCGACTTCTGCGGATGAGTGCAATCCCAATTTCTCCGCGGTAGCGGGACTCACCATGAAAGCGTTATCCCAGGTCAGCTTTGTATGGGGACGCGGCAATTCCTGCAACCAACCATTGTTTGCAAAACGGCCATCGTGCACACCTGAATCAGGCCGGAAAAGGACGGTCAGTCCGGAAGTTGAAGCGACAGGTTTCGGCGTTGCAGATTGAGCCGTCATGGATCGAGCTTGCAGCGATGTGCCTGCGATAACACCATCGTGGAGGGAACGCCGCCAAAATTTTTCGAAATCGGCAGGCGCCT
The window above is part of the bacterium genome. Proteins encoded here:
- the coxB gene encoding cytochrome c oxidase subunit II; translation: MFDNLPLFPESASTLSGQVDALYIFLVVVSLFFSLLIAGMIIVFAVKYRRRSPADRPEEVHGSIVLELAWTLIPLGIALFIFVWGAKIYFSMRRPPASSMDVYVVGKQWMWKFQHPSGRREINELHIPVGRPVKLTMATEDVIHSFFVPAFRVKYDVVPGQYRTMWFEATKPGKYRLFCAEYCGTKHAGMTGHIVVMEADDFQTWLSGGPTMSVVASGEKLVQDLGCVTCHKQDPSGRGPTLHGLFGKKVEIEGGETVVADENYLRESILNPQLKLVSGHQPIMPTYQGLITEEGLLQIIAYIKSLNAPTGTQQ
- a CDS encoding SCO family protein; the protein is MNLASLATWWFALIIILISPALHAQNAIPPILQSVDIEQKLNAQIPVDAEFKDENGKSVRLSDLLKGKPAILTLVYYECPMLCTQVLNGLVSSLRPLTFTPGNEFNIITISFDPTETSELARSKKLAYLKEYERTDVSRGWYFLTGDAKSIERVTQAAGFRYMYDQKIDQYAHGSGIMVLTPQGKVARYFYGIEYSTRDLRFALIEASQNRIGSIADKVLLYCFHYDPSVGKYSAYAINLIRLGGIVTVLLLGGFILKMRRKDSVNHVR
- a CDS encoding cytochrome c is translated as MSKFVNRVARVSRRRLTQTGRPRYFALILLFLFLPACRQDMHDQAKYEALEHSSFFGDQRSSRTPVEGTIARGQLREDTHYYEGKVANQLVHTFPMELNDKILQRGQQRYNIFCAPCHDQTGSGIGMVVKRGFKRPPSMHIDRLREAPVGHYFDVITNGFGVMSSYSDQVPVDDRWAIIAYIRALQLSQNATLADVPDQEKAKLEASKGVQ